In Acidobacteriota bacterium, a genomic segment contains:
- a CDS encoding tetratricopeptide repeat protein: MVKTTLMTGLLLAAMTQKGMAQAGEARLETALSFEKEGRFEEALVNYERLFDSGASQDIVLKAKLGAGRIYLEVMGEVKKASALFNEVSAQVTYPDLAARALAGNGKALLAAASDADDVDQAASEFEAVMRTYPDSPAMTEALMSSARLFEMQRKYDRAVSNYQALVVEHPSAESVSEAFRRLGRSLLKIGALPPALVAYQKAQEGRAGSVEALWARQEATLVCRLFLPLSRQPPFQARLLASKSDALKLDSPSRIVVLEDGNIEIEDKNRFFRLSPSGELLPSRTASRFDFQSPSGQGYRLTRNGFSAGDGARPLIPYFFKEDKRKHFKEITALAATRYQTIMISARDPDGLYFVDRESGEASPRHASGGGSPRMRLDSEDNFYVLTRDGSAVLILNRWGSLVHRVDKDSLGMKEISDFALDTLDNLYLLDEKGQFIVLGAVSRADGRYLKPLHRQPVLDARSKPLSDLRVLTVDKDGTVYLASKRQVIALR; this comes from the coding sequence ATGGTTAAGACGACCTTGATGACGGGGCTGTTGCTGGCCGCAATGACCCAGAAGGGAATGGCGCAGGCCGGCGAGGCTCGCCTCGAGACGGCTCTTTCCTTCGAAAAGGAGGGACGCTTCGAAGAGGCCCTGGTCAACTACGAGCGGCTCTTCGATTCGGGGGCTTCACAAGACATCGTATTGAAGGCCAAGCTGGGGGCCGGCCGCATCTACCTGGAAGTCATGGGCGAAGTGAAGAAAGCGTCGGCCCTCTTCAACGAGGTGAGCGCCCAAGTCACTTACCCCGATCTGGCTGCCCGGGCCTTGGCTGGCAACGGGAAGGCCTTGCTGGCCGCGGCCTCGGACGCCGACGACGTGGATCAAGCCGCTTCCGAGTTCGAAGCCGTCATGCGCACCTATCCCGATTCGCCTGCCATGACCGAGGCCCTGATGTCTTCGGCGCGCCTCTTCGAGATGCAGCGCAAGTATGACCGGGCGGTGAGCAACTATCAGGCTCTGGTCGTGGAACATCCGTCGGCGGAAAGCGTCAGCGAGGCCTTTCGCCGTCTGGGGCGGAGCCTGCTCAAGATTGGCGCTTTGCCTCCAGCCCTGGTCGCCTACCAGAAGGCTCAGGAAGGCCGAGCGGGGTCGGTAGAAGCCTTGTGGGCCCGGCAGGAGGCCACGCTCGTCTGCCGTCTTTTTCTGCCCCTTTCGCGTCAGCCTCCTTTTCAGGCCCGTTTGCTGGCATCCAAGTCGGATGCGCTCAAACTGGATTCCCCCAGCCGCATCGTCGTGCTGGAGGACGGCAATATCGAAATCGAGGACAAAAACCGTTTTTTCCGGCTCTCTCCTTCGGGAGAGCTTCTCCCCAGCCGAACGGCTAGCCGTTTCGACTTCCAGAGCCCGTCGGGACAGGGTTATCGGCTGACCCGCAACGGATTCTCAGCCGGGGACGGCGCCAGACCGCTCATCCCCTACTTCTTCAAGGAGGACAAGCGCAAGCACTTCAAAGAGATCACAGCCTTGGCGGCCACCCGTTATCAGACCATCATGATCTCCGCCAGAGATCCGGACGGGCTCTACTTCGTCGACCGGGAAAGCGGCGAGGCTTCACCCCGTCATGCTTCGGGGGGAGGCTCGCCGCGCATGCGGCTCGACTCCGAAGACAACTTCTACGTGCTGACCCGGGACGGATCGGCTGTCCTGATCCTCAACCGCTGGGGCTCCCTGGTCCATCGGGTGGACAAGGACTCGCTGGGCATGAAGGAGATCTCCGACTTCGCCCTGGACACTTTGGACAATCTGTATCTGCTGGACGAGAAGGGGCAGTTCATTGTCTTGGGAGCAGTGAGCCGCGCCGATGGACGGTACCTCAAGCCCCTCCACCGCCAACCCGTGCTCGACGCCCGGTCCAAGCCGCTTTCCGACCTCAGGGTCCTGACCGTTGACAAAGACGGCACCGTCTATCTGGCCTCGAAGAGGCAAGTCATTGCCTTACGATAG
- the htpG gene encoding molecular chaperone HtpG, protein MAVKTETYEFQAETKQLLDIVIHSLYTDKEIFLRELISNASDALDRLRFEAVKKPELLDPEEELEIRLDPDSDSRTLTISDNGVGMSRKEVIDNLGTIAKSGTRDVIAKMKRAKNSEQAAQLIGQFGVGFYSAFMVADQVEVETRRFDQKTGTRWVSQADGTYTVETAQREQRGTSITLHLKPADSDEGLEDFSQSFLLERLVKRYSDFVAYPIKMRQRREVREKDEEGKPKEAGKTEIVYEDKTLNSMKPLWARPADEVKEEEYNEFYKHIAHDWEDPLARMTFRAEGVREYQSLLYIPSRAPFDLFFPDADYGLQLFARRVNIMDACRELLPRYLRFLKGVVDSSDFPLNISRQRLQNDRHVLQIRRWLTRKVLDELGKMRREKEETYLKFYKQFGAILKEGVGQDPDNRKRLLPLLMFESSNDPEKLTTFDGYMERMKEGQKAIYYLQGESRAIVENSPHLESFRDKGIEVLFLTEPVDELLVQQLTDVKDKPLKSAAKGELDLAEEEEKDEEAKKQEEEERSSFADLTKFLQEKLEDKVREVRLSKRLTESPACLVGGEHDPSPHFQRLMEKAQMASPGIKPILELNPKHPVITSLKDRLSKDKEDPVLTDYADLLLGYGLLSQGSELPDPARFNKLLADLMAKGL, encoded by the coding sequence ATGGCCGTCAAGACCGAAACCTATGAATTTCAGGCTGAGACCAAGCAGCTTCTCGATATCGTCATCCACTCGCTCTATACCGACAAGGAGATCTTTCTTCGCGAACTGATCTCCAACGCTTCGGACGCGCTGGACCGCTTGCGCTTCGAGGCCGTCAAGAAGCCCGAGTTGCTCGATCCTGAGGAGGAACTTGAAATCAGGCTCGATCCCGACTCCGACAGCCGCACCCTGACCATTTCAGACAACGGCGTCGGCATGAGCCGCAAAGAGGTCATCGACAACCTGGGCACCATCGCCAAGAGCGGCACCCGCGACGTCATCGCCAAGATGAAGCGGGCCAAGAACAGCGAACAGGCGGCCCAATTGATCGGACAGTTCGGAGTCGGGTTCTACTCGGCTTTCATGGTGGCCGACCAGGTCGAGGTGGAAACCCGCCGCTTCGACCAGAAGACCGGCACCCGCTGGGTTTCGCAGGCCGACGGCACCTACACGGTGGAGACCGCTCAACGCGAGCAGCGCGGAACCTCCATCACGCTGCATCTCAAGCCCGCAGACAGCGACGAGGGACTGGAGGACTTCTCTCAGAGCTTTTTGCTGGAACGGCTGGTCAAACGCTATTCCGACTTCGTGGCCTATCCCATCAAGATGCGCCAGCGGCGCGAGGTGCGCGAGAAGGACGAAGAGGGAAAGCCCAAGGAAGCCGGCAAGACCGAAATCGTCTACGAAGACAAGACCCTCAACTCGATGAAGCCCCTGTGGGCGCGTCCGGCCGACGAAGTCAAGGAGGAGGAATACAACGAGTTCTACAAGCACATCGCCCACGACTGGGAGGATCCGCTGGCCAGGATGACCTTCAGGGCCGAGGGGGTGCGCGAGTACCAGTCCCTGCTCTACATTCCCTCCCGTGCGCCTTTCGACCTCTTCTTCCCCGACGCCGATTACGGCCTGCAGCTCTTCGCCCGGCGGGTCAACATCATGGACGCTTGCCGGGAACTGCTGCCCCGCTACCTGCGCTTCCTCAAGGGCGTCGTCGACAGCTCCGACTTTCCCCTCAACATCTCCCGCCAGCGCTTGCAGAACGACCGCCACGTGCTGCAGATCCGCCGCTGGCTGACCCGCAAGGTGCTGGACGAGCTGGGCAAGATGCGGCGCGAGAAGGAAGAGACTTATCTCAAGTTCTACAAGCAGTTCGGCGCCATCCTCAAGGAGGGCGTGGGACAGGATCCCGACAACCGCAAGCGCCTCTTGCCCCTGCTCATGTTCGAGTCCTCGAACGACCCTGAAAAGCTGACCACCTTCGACGGCTACATGGAGCGCATGAAGGAAGGTCAAAAAGCCATCTACTACCTGCAGGGCGAGTCGCGCGCCATCGTCGAAAATTCACCTCACCTGGAGTCGTTCCGCGACAAGGGCATCGAAGTGCTCTTCTTGACCGAGCCGGTGGACGAACTGCTGGTGCAGCAACTCACTGACGTCAAGGACAAGCCCCTCAAGTCGGCGGCCAAAGGCGAACTCGACTTGGCTGAGGAAGAGGAGAAGGATGAAGAGGCCAAGAAGCAGGAAGAGGAAGAACGCAGCAGTTTCGCCGACCTGACCAAGTTCCTGCAGGAAAAGCTGGAGGACAAGGTGCGCGAAGTGCGCCTTTCCAAGCGCCTCACCGAGTCCCCGGCCTGTCTGGTGGGCGGCGAGCACGATCCCAGTCCCCATTTCCAGCGTCTGATGGAAAAGGCTCAGATGGCGTCCCCCGGCATCAAGCCCATCCTGGAGCTCAATCCCAAGCACCCCGTCATCACCTCGCTCAAGGACCGCCTGTCCAAAGACAAGGAAGACCCCGTCCTCACCGACTACGCCGACCTGTTGCTGGGCTACGGCCTCCTCTCCCAAGGCAGCGAACTCCCCGACCCCGCCCGCTTCAACAAACTCCTGGCCGACCTGATGGCCAAGGGGTTGTAA
- a CDS encoding PEGA domain-containing protein, producing MKRHVHPPLAIGRAAAFILMLAAASAGNQLAASEQWAVVIGISEFQLLPEEQWLNYAHSDARSFADVLKSRRVGVPPENLRLLLNRQATTRNVKHVLGSWLRDRVEPKDTVYLYIASHGVVTKRKEAYFITYDTDPASLYATGFPMAELRRVLSELPARNLIVASDACKSGNVGPELFDSRDLEMPSINDHFKELVPQDGQGSFDASGLADENSEIQPSRFVLTAAGSFEKSFESEQWGGGVFTHFLVEGLRGLADRDRNGRVNANELYDYVRENVRNRTDNKQNPMVIGSEYDGRLVLAVAPGAVGPTTVPFSADALPATKSAAAKAADSSTKGALLISANVGGVRWTIDNVVQPDLASGERRLLHLPPGGHTLTAQKDGFHLHVASAAVPPGQQIAVELRLEPEVLTPDLTPRLDDLIERYKVGEPTVAGDLEEIVDEVAAIHARRALLPEERRWLEDAVALLVDRYTSEQKSRKLSALIDKCIKSFSFFPYALTVGRPIDRQALVGEEIGFLRLRLQPRAAHLEIDSSYYGLLPEGQSDILLATGPHDIRLHRDGFLPQNRHVEVMEFDKPPDAAEAARRAGPTSLELEVSLQLEALDVFVFADSGAYDVASDPPGEVSLVALSSLLPLLRPGQQEILRTAAGERGLNASAWVASLRVRPSEAGPLALTFSRPRHATHTTQLPLGDEQVWKDAALSEGVFVAEDTVRLDPLLGTLNVSTQPEGAQVMAGGEELGATPLEKELPVGEYELRLRKGKLRHRQTLTIEEGQVREIDVRLKPPLVFLGTHSPQLEPERTAEIERRIRDHLPQIFTHYAINYQDPSKYEYTLDFLRQSFSPGKSGAIGSALHLQALRDRFDSDLFLFAYFPSERDFLANRLSFLLFSTLSSRADRRVVDAYSAQEISRFLTVVDSTALRPEDLFRADLGLQTIDTLLKGRELTVAVVDPQGPAAQAGLQSGEAIVRVDGQAATSSSLKQTIQSKPAGSSFRLEVRRASGETATLPVVSRTLPRLMPASAGQALLNGLLLQLDLLLEEAAPGLARNIVLLNMARVYMELEDWQSAIEALNRIGVDQPDSRILKAAVAYLRGFGYEHLDELELARQAYRRATGDDSVALTSNLGFAFQDLAQWRLDYLR from the coding sequence GTGAAAAGACACGTCCATCCGCCGCTTGCCATCGGGCGAGCCGCCGCCTTTATACTGATGTTGGCGGCGGCATCTGCCGGAAACCAGCTGGCAGCTTCTGAGCAGTGGGCTGTGGTCATCGGCATTTCCGAGTTTCAGCTCCTTCCTGAAGAACAGTGGCTGAACTACGCTCATTCTGATGCGCGCAGCTTTGCCGATGTCCTTAAGAGCCGGCGCGTGGGCGTGCCTCCGGAAAACCTGCGCCTGTTGCTCAACCGCCAGGCCACCACCCGGAACGTCAAGCATGTGCTGGGAAGCTGGTTGAGAGACCGGGTGGAGCCAAAGGACACCGTCTACCTCTATATCGCCTCCCACGGAGTCGTGACCAAGCGCAAGGAAGCCTATTTCATCACCTACGACACCGACCCAGCCAGCCTTTATGCCACCGGCTTTCCCATGGCAGAGCTGAGGCGCGTACTTTCGGAATTGCCAGCCCGAAACCTGATCGTGGCTTCGGACGCGTGCAAGAGCGGGAACGTGGGTCCCGAGCTGTTCGACAGCCGCGACCTGGAAATGCCAAGCATCAACGATCATTTTAAGGAACTGGTTCCTCAGGACGGACAGGGCAGCTTCGACGCCTCGGGCCTGGCCGATGAAAACAGCGAGATTCAGCCCTCCAGGTTTGTGCTCACAGCGGCCGGCAGCTTCGAAAAGTCCTTTGAGTCGGAACAGTGGGGCGGAGGAGTCTTCACTCACTTCCTGGTGGAGGGCCTCAGGGGTCTAGCCGACCGTGACCGCAACGGGCGTGTCAACGCCAACGAACTCTACGACTACGTACGCGAGAACGTCCGCAACCGGACCGACAATAAGCAGAATCCGATGGTGATAGGAAGCGAATACGACGGCCGTTTGGTCTTGGCCGTGGCTCCCGGAGCCGTTGGGCCGACCACTGTCCCTTTCAGCGCCGACGCGCTCCCCGCGACCAAGTCCGCCGCAGCTAAGGCTGCGGACAGCAGCACCAAAGGCGCCCTGCTGATCAGCGCCAACGTGGGGGGAGTCCGCTGGACCATCGACAATGTGGTCCAGCCCGACTTGGCTTCCGGCGAACGGCGCCTCCTCCACCTGCCTCCGGGCGGACATACGCTGACGGCCCAAAAGGACGGCTTCCATCTGCACGTCGCATCCGCCGCTGTACCCCCCGGCCAGCAGATAGCTGTGGAGCTGCGATTGGAACCCGAGGTCCTCACGCCCGACTTGACCCCACGCCTGGACGACCTCATCGAGCGCTACAAAGTGGGCGAGCCAACCGTTGCCGGCGACTTGGAGGAAATTGTAGACGAAGTCGCGGCCATCCACGCCCGTCGGGCCTTGTTGCCCGAAGAGCGCCGCTGGCTAGAGGACGCAGTGGCCCTGCTGGTTGATCGCTATACTAGCGAACAGAAGTCCCGGAAGCTCTCGGCTTTGATCGACAAGTGCATCAAGAGCTTCTCTTTCTTTCCTTACGCCCTCACCGTCGGTCGACCCATCGACCGGCAGGCGCTGGTTGGGGAGGAAATCGGTTTCCTGCGACTGCGCTTGCAGCCTCGGGCCGCTCATCTGGAAATCGACTCCTCCTATTACGGGTTGCTTCCCGAAGGCCAGAGCGATATTCTCCTGGCAACAGGGCCTCACGACATCCGGCTTCACCGGGACGGATTTCTTCCCCAGAACAGACACGTCGAAGTAATGGAGTTCGACAAACCTCCGGACGCTGCCGAAGCGGCCCGGCGTGCCGGACCAACGTCCCTGGAGCTAGAGGTTTCGCTGCAGTTGGAGGCGCTGGACGTTTTCGTTTTCGCCGACAGCGGCGCCTATGATGTCGCCTCAGACCCGCCCGGAGAGGTCTCCCTGGTTGCCCTAAGTTCGCTGCTGCCACTGCTCCGGCCCGGCCAACAGGAGATCTTGCGGACCGCCGCCGGGGAAAGAGGACTGAACGCCTCGGCTTGGGTGGCTTCTTTGCGCGTTCGCCCCAGCGAGGCCGGGCCCCTGGCGCTGACCTTCAGCCGTCCCCGCCACGCTACGCACACGACCCAACTGCCCCTGGGAGACGAGCAGGTCTGGAAGGACGCCGCCCTTAGCGAAGGCGTCTTCGTCGCCGAGGACACTGTTCGCCTCGACCCGCTGCTGGGCACGCTCAATGTCTCAACCCAGCCGGAGGGGGCCCAGGTGATGGCTGGCGGAGAGGAATTGGGAGCAACGCCCCTGGAGAAGGAACTCCCGGTGGGCGAATACGAACTGCGCCTGCGCAAGGGCAAGCTGCGTCATAGGCAGACCCTGACGATCGAAGAAGGCCAGGTACGGGAAATCGACGTTCGCCTCAAGCCGCCCTTGGTCTTCCTGGGTACGCATTCGCCCCAGTTGGAGCCGGAGAGGACTGCCGAAATCGAACGCCGCATCCGTGACCATCTCCCCCAAATTTTTACCCATTACGCGATCAACTACCAGGATCCTTCCAAGTATGAGTACACCCTCGACTTCCTGCGCCAATCCTTCTCTCCCGGCAAAAGCGGGGCAATCGGCTCGGCCCTTCACCTGCAAGCATTGCGCGATCGGTTCGATTCCGATCTCTTTCTTTTCGCATATTTCCCCAGCGAGCGTGATTTTCTCGCCAACCGGCTCTCCTTCCTGCTCTTCTCGACCCTGTCCTCCCGAGCCGACCGGCGGGTGGTGGACGCCTATTCGGCCCAGGAGATCAGTCGCTTCCTTACGGTCGTCGACTCCACAGCCCTGCGCCCTGAGGACCTGTTTCGTGCCGACCTGGGACTCCAAACGATCGACACCTTGCTGAAAGGGCGTGAGTTGACCGTGGCCGTCGTCGATCCTCAAGGACCTGCCGCCCAGGCCGGCCTCCAGAGCGGAGAAGCCATTGTTAGAGTCGACGGCCAGGCGGCGACCTCCTCCTCCCTCAAGCAGACCATCCAGAGCAAACCGGCTGGAAGCAGCTTCAGGCTGGAAGTCAGAAGGGCTTCAGGGGAAACGGCAACGCTGCCAGTGGTCAGCCGGACCCTTCCCCGGCTCATGCCCGCGAGCGCTGGCCAAGCTCTCCTCAACGGTCTCCTGCTGCAGTTGGACTTGCTGCTGGAAGAGGCCGCCCCCGGCTTAGCGCGCAACATTGTGCTGCTCAATATGGCGCGCGTCTATATGGAGTTGGAGGACTGGCAGTCGGCCATAGAAGCACTCAACCGAATCGGCGTCGACCAGCCGGACAGCCGCATCCTCAAGGCTGCCGTAGCCTACCTGCGGGGTTTCGGCTACGAGCATCTGGATGAGTTGGAACTGGCGCGCCAAGCCTATCGGAGGGCAACCGGCGACGACAGCGTGGCATTGACTTCAAACCTGGGTTTCGCCTTTCAAGACTTGGCCCAATGGAGGCTGGATTACCTGCGATGA